A genomic region of Botrytis cinerea B05.10 chromosome 9, complete sequence contains the following coding sequences:
- the Bccry2 gene encoding Bccry2 produces MIRLCSTTKSILDLTTSSISRKQRHQQIATIAKMSHSNILIYLMRRDLRVGDNPVLHSLVDNKDHGFTHLLPLYVFAAQQIEVSGFITTDGCKSPYPEARSQIGAFWRCGPHRAKFLAESVWDLKGGLEKIESGLAIRVGMVDEVVKDLIEGFQKTGGSKVSAVWMTSEEGVEEKREERSTEKICDKAGVDFQLWQDEKYLIDDRDIPFKDPKDLPDVYTTYRKSVEPLREAPRPALPKPEKNSLPPFPTDVPTQHSPFAIPTNYEEIESALLKPINAQPLIKNPPSYPENSLSVHPFTGGESHAQERLEHLITSGSINAYKSSRNGLMGTDFSTKLSAYLALGSITSRQIHSSMSIFENGSDSDNRYKDLEGYGKGENEGTYGVRFELLWRDYMRLCTRKFGPKLFQLGGFKDEENAHSKWSRLDSPRDGVSKEQIQEIIERFLNGTTGMGFIDASQRECYHTGYTSNRARQNVASFLAKHLYIDWRIGAEWYECMLVDYDVSSNWGNWQYVAGVGNDPRGNDRIFNPVKQAFDYDPKAEYVLAWVDELRGVDELGQIFQAWTINDQEKKEELGIADTEMVTNPLKRIDFKINRGRGGGGGRGGGRGRPPYRPHGGDRWMGRRSGPGDQGRGGFHGGRGDRGFHQARRLYRGGRGSGSELRTGMMDKEREAAADNE; encoded by the exons ATGATTCGCCTCTGTTCCACTACTAAAtcaattcttgatttgactacctcttccatctctcgCAAACAAAGACATCAACAAATTGCCACAATTGCAAAGATGTCGCACTCCAacattttgatttatctCATGCGCCGGGACCTGCGAGTGGGCGATAATCCGGTCCTGCATTCTCTCGTTGATAACAAGGATCATGGATTCACCCATCTCCTCCCACTCTATGTTTTTGCCGCACAACAAATCGAAGTCTCTGGATTTATCACCACAGATGGATGCAAGAGTCCGTACCCAGAGGCCCGAAGTCAAATCGGCGCATTCTGGAGATGTGGTCCTCACAGAGCGAAGTTCCTAGCGGAAAGTGTTTGGGATCTGAAAGGTGGTCTCGAGAAGATCGAGAGTGGATTGGCCATTAGGGTGGGTATGGTTGATGAGGTGGTGAAGGATCTAATCGAAGGGTTCCAAAAAACAGGCGGCAGCAAAGTTTCTGCAGTGTGGATGACTTCCGAAGAAGGAGTAGAGGAGAAACGAGAAGAGCGCTCAACAGAGAAAATTTGCGATAAGGCCGGCGTTGACTTTCAATTGTGGCAAGACGAGAAATATTTAATTGACGA TCGAGATATTCCATTCAAGGATCCAAAAGATCTCCCCGATGTGTATACGACTTATCGCAAGAGTGTTGAACCCCTCCGCGAAGCGCCCCGTCCAGCTTTACCAAAGCCTGAAAAGAATTCATTGCCACCCTTCCCTACCGACGTCCCCACCCAACATTCTCCATTTGCGATTCCGACAAATTACGAGGAGATCGAGAGTGCACTTCTCAAACCAATCAATGCGCAACCTCTAATCAAAAATCCTCCATCCTACCCGGAGAATTCATTGTCGGTACATCCTTTTACCGGTGGTGAATCTCATGCGCAAGAGCGACTCGAACACTTAATTACTTCTGGCTCAATTAACGCTTACAAATCTAGTCGCAATGGGCTTATGGGTACTGATTTCTCTACAAAGCTTTCAGCATACCTTGCCCTTGGCTCAATTACTTCACGTCAGATTCATTCTTCCATGTCCATCTTCGAGAATGGTTCCGATTCTGACAACCGGTACAAAGATCTCGAGGGATATGGCAAGGGTGAAAACGAGGGCACTTATGGTGTACGTTTCGAACTTCTGTGGAGAGATTACATGCGTCTCTGCACTCGTAAATTTGGACCCAAGCTTTTCCAATTGGGTGGATTTAAGGATGAAGAAAACGCACACTCAAAGTGGAGTAGACTAGATTCACCAAGAGATGGGGTTTCAAAAGAACAAATACAAGAGATTATTGAGAGATTTCTAAATGGTACAACTGGAATGGGATTCATTGATGCTTCACAGAGAGAATGTTATCACACAGGTTATACTAGCAACCGCGCTCGTCAAAATGTCGCTTCATTCCTTGCGAAACATCTTTACATTGATTGGAGAATCGGCGCAGAGTGGTACGAATGTATGTTGGTTGATTATGATGTCAGCTCAAATTGGGGTAATTGGCAATATGTCGCCGGAGTTGGGAATGATCCTCGAGGCAACGATCGGATTTTTAACCCTGTCAAACAAGCTTTTGATTACGACCCTAAGGCTGAATACGTTCTTGCTTGGGTTGATGAGTTACGGGGCGTGGATGAACTAGGTCAAATATTTCAGGCTTGGACTATTAAtgatcaagagaagaaagaagagttggGCATTGCAGATACTGAGATGGTCACGAACCCATTAAAGAGGATTGACTTTAAGATCAATAGAGGCAGAGGTGGGGGAGGTGGTAGAGGTGGTGGCAGAGGTAGACCTCCATATAGACCTCATGGTggggatagatggatgggtagAAGATCGGGTCCTGGGGATCAAGGACGAGGTGGATTCCACGGTGGAAGAGGAGACCGAGGGTTTCACCAAGCTCGAAGATTATATAGAGGTGGTAGAGGTTCTGGAAGTGAATTGAGAACAGGAATGATGGATAAGGAGAGAGAGGCTGCGGCGGATAATGAGTAA